Below is a genomic region from Bombus pascuorum chromosome 7, iyBomPasc1.1, whole genome shotgun sequence.
AGGACACCCGACATATAGCTATGCGCGTATATATGTAGAAGAGCTACACGTATATGGATAATGTACACACGTAGGAAACGAACGAGGAAGAGGAGTGGCCGCACACTGCATCGGACAGCTTGCAACTGCGTATATTGTACATCGGTAATAACCGTTCGCCGAAAATGTAACCAAGCATAAACAGCTTTTTGCGCTGTTCCGTTCATGCCATCTCAACTGAAAATCTTTGCCATTTTTGTTGCTCCGTGACGTATTTTATCGGAATTACAACCTTGGAGATTTCGCTCGAAGGCAACGAGAACGAGTTACGAGTCGCGCCAAATAAAAGTGTTTCTTTGGCAACAGGCAACAACGTGATCTTGCTACCTCGTACCGTAACACCATATCTCTCCGTCTTTTTCCCACCATCTTTCGCTGTTTCGAGTTTCCCCTCGAGCGACACTCCAACTCGATTTTGTCCGCTTTTCTCTCTTCGcgtcttttctctcttctccctGTTTCTACCGTTTTGCAAACCGTCCCCCCTTTCATTTGTCCGGCCTTCCTCGCTCCTTACTGATCGCTGCTTCTTTAACCTGGCGCGACCCCGTCCCTCTCTGCTATTCGTCTTATAACGTCACGGATTTTCCTATCTACGACGGTAAGCATACTAAAATGGAACGAGTTTTTCTCGATACGAGACCGCTTTACCGATGAGTGTCGTGAATAGTTAGTTGTAGAGTAAGTCTTCTGTTGTAGCCACTTGCCATTGTGATAGTctcctaattaattaatgcacTACTACTACTGTTCGTGTGTAGAGTGAGGTTCTGCTACGGGAAcctgtattttctttatatttcttggaccgtgaaagaaaaatcggactcCGGGGTCGCCGGGGATTTGATCCCGGgtcccgaacgttcgtaacctaaggcgctaaccactgcgctaCCGACGCTAGCAAGTGTCGAGTGGTGGTATTTTGCTACCTGATTTACGACGATCGGGCACGGGCCAGTTCTTTCTCATGTCTCGTCGCCTAAACTAATCCCGTTCGCTAAGGATGCGTAGTTTACGAGTAAATCGTGGGTTATCCGAGACATGCGCATGATTACGAACAAGTTGTAAGCAAACTAGCTGCCACGGCCAACCAACAGTTTCGCACCGACGCACGGTTGACTATACTTGACGTTTAATCGTTAAAGCACTTGGTACGCGTCAACGTGTTCGTACGCGTGTATAAGGACAGTACGCACATGTTTGTACCACGTACCACGTACCAAGGGATGAGCGAGGCTGGAGCAAGCGCACTAATCGCACGATTACGCGGTTTTCCATCATCGGGCGAAACGACAAGTAAGAAACGTAAACTCGGAGGCGGAATCGTGGACAGTTGGACTCGCAACGTTCGCTTTGCAGGCTAATCGTTCGTTACGTCGAACGAACGATCCGTCGCTCGGACAGCGGTTTCGAGAAGGGACAACGAGCCATTAACAAGGTTACGCGAGGATTTCCCTCTATATCTGTCTCGGACGATCCGCGTGTATACTTTGCGCACCTATATACACAGAGACCCTGCAAGCAGCGTAAACGCGCCGACGCCAGCACCGACACCGACACCGACGCCGGCGCCAGCGTCAATTTCCTAGCACGGAAAAGCAATGACCGGCTGCCCGTCGCCTGCCTGAAACTTTAACTGCAACTGCAACTGCGCCGGTCATAGTCTCCGGTACACCTGCACTCGGGACCTTTCAACCCTTGCTGGCTCCGGTATCATCCACCTATAGCAACGTAACGACGTAACGCAAAATGCTCGCACGTTATGCAGAAAGTTTCGTTGGATCGCACGGGAAATCGGTCGGGCCGAAAAACTTTCAACGATAAAAACCGATAACCACCGACCGACACGTGACTGATAACGGCTGCCACGATGTTCAACGCACTGGAATATCAGCAAATTGATTTCCGATATAATCGTCGGGGGCGTCGTACAAATTAGTTTACTACTTGATCGTACCGACTCGTTGCATGTTGAAACAATATCGATAGCTGCCGAGGAGAGACGAGCGGTTCTGATCGAACAAGTAGCAAGTATAGCGTAATTAAGGTTTCTTTTGGAAATTGCGCCATCCACCGAATATCGCCAATACGcggaatataaatataatacagatACAAGTCCGCGTTCCTTTCCGAAGGTAGAAAATCAATTTGGAGGAAACGCGTTTGATAATTAGCTGTCTGGAAAGGATCCGATGGATCGGGATCGAGACGCGGGGCACGTTGATATCTCCGATACGTTGTCCTTAACGTTGATCTTAGTCGGATTCCGATACACGTGTTTCGATTCGTTCTGCTAGGAATTTTCGTTCGTCGATGCGCCACCACGATGCCATCTTTTCGTTCGTGTTTCGTtcgagaaaaaggaggaaaaaaaagcCGATGAATTTAAACGAACCCAACCGATTCGCTCGCAATCAGCCGCCAATTAACGCGTTCTCGCGTTGCATAAAACAGACTCGCGTACCGTAACCGGGATCCTGGCCATCTCGTCCAAGTTCGTTCATCCACTTTCGTTCTCCTAATTTGTAGGTCAACGATCCTTCAACTTTCATCGAACGTTGagcagaattaattaattagtcccttttctttccttctttttttcttttttcgagaATCAGACATTTCATCCCACGAAGAATCTGGCACGCGTTCCAAACGTGTCGCGGCCGCGAGGCGTACGATGCAACGACACGAGGTATTACACTTAGACGCTTACGACGATTCTCTGTCGGATACATCGAGCGCGGATGCAGATCGAGGtaacgaacgaagaaacgaatcgtcgctttatacatatgtatataacggaTAAAAGACAGGATCTGAATCCGGCATTAAATCACGAGCCGCAAATGGGGCAAACGAATGGCCGTGCTAATCGCTCGAATCGATATCGCGGTCGTGCTACTCTTCTTGCGACTTTTGTCCGCGCGATCagccgaaaatgtttaacgccGTCTAAGCTTGGCGCCACTGACACAGCGGCGGTCCGAGAGCTCACCGTGGCGAACGATTTCTCATAGTCGGTAGCATCGCACGATTAATCGGATCAATTTTTTGGCGACGTTCCCGAGACTCTCGCTGTCGAGCGCGAAGAGGTAGAACAAGTTGCGCGCGATGCGAAGAATTTGCACGAGGTAAGATACTCGCTTTGAGAAATATAACGGATATACAAGGAGAGAGGGAAACGGGATTCGTAGCTAATTGGCAAACTTTCTGTGTCAGACGTTTCTTAGCGCGAAAGAGGAGATCGTTCGGTTGTTCGAAGATGCGTGTCACCGATTCGTCTGCCAAACAGCGTGTTTCCACGTTTTCCCTCGTCTCCGGGAAAAGAAGGGGAGAAAAGATTTCACGAGGACGACGGTTATCGGCGAGACGAGGCGCTTCGTTTGCCAACTTTTGCGATTACTTTCCAAGTTGGTCGGTTATCGGCTAAAGGCTGGTCGAACGAGTACGCTCGACGATAACATAgcgaagaaggaggaggagaaggaggaaACGAAGAGGCGAATGAAGAAGAGAGGGAGAAAAGGGAGAGGAGAAGAGTAGAGAACagagaggaaagagaagagagcgTAAAGAGTCGTTACCTTGCAATGGGTGCAGTTGAAGATGACCGAATAGGACTGTGCACAGTCGTATCGCGCGAGCACTTCCTCGAACTCACAATGCAATCTTGCGGCTAACACATCGGCGTGCAACAGCTTGTCCAGGGCATCGACGCACTTCTGGCCACCGTTTAGCACATTCTCGAGCGGACCACCCTTGCCAGGTGCCAGGGCGTTGACCACCACGTGGTCGCAGCAGTGCCGCAGACGCAACCCGCTCATGAACCAATATCGATTCTCCCTCGGGGTTAAAAAACTTCGCGTACTGGTCCGGCCAAAATCATCCCGACAGATGTCCCTCTTATGTGACTCCTCGAGATAAAAAAGGCACTGTTCCGGATCCATCCGTACGCCCTCGGCTTTCTCTCGGTCGGTCCTTCCCTTTTTGTCACTCGTCACCTCACCGCCATCCGTCCCGGACGACTTTATCGAACTCGAGTCAAACCGTTCCGATTCCGCCACTGCTGTCTCTGTCGTTGCCTCCTTCTTTCCACCGGTCGACCAATAACAATTCCTTCCGGTGACCCTGACCTTCTCGATCACCTCGACGAACTCGGCATCGTTTCCATTACCGCCGTTTCCCTTCGAGCTTGCCACGCAGGCGACCGGACAATATTTCGGTACTTCTGGTGGACCGCAGCTACCCTGAAGATCGGCCGGCGCTGGGCCCGCCAGATCGCAGGCCGATAACCAAGGATTTATTTGGTTCATCTCCCAGCTATATTCGTTGTAAGGATGTGTCGATTCGGATTCGAAAACGGCTTCGCCGTGATCTCGATACGACGATTCTTCCACCTCTCGTTGCTCGCGACCTTGGTCTTCCTGCTGTTGtagttgttgttgttgttgttgttgatcTTCGTGACGGCGACGGTGATGTCCGTTACTGCTGTACTCGGCGTCCCGGACCAATTGCTCTCGAACTCCGTGCTCTTCCTCCAGTTGCCGATAGCGTGGCttctgttgttgttgttgctgctgctgttgatGTTGCTGATATTGTTGACGTTGCTGATTTTTTTGACGTTGGTGCGCGACGCTCGACGACAACAACAAGGAGGAAATTTGGGTGGCATCGTGCCGCGGAAGGTTTTCGACTGGGCCGAGGGATGGATTACGGGTAAAACCGGAGATAAACTGTCCGGAGAGATTCGTCGAACTCACCAGCGGCCAAGCCAATAAATACAAGATGAACAGCAATCCGTACTTTCGGCCGCGCCAGTTGTTGGATACCTTCGTCGTCGTTGGTCCGTTCCTCAAgagtttcgtttcgttctcgCTGCTTCCGTTGGGGATGATCGGCTTCTGGAACCGGGCAGTGTAGTGGCTCTCGCGTCTCCCGCTGTTTTCGTTCGCGACGCGAACCTTTCCGCACGTACCACGTCCCGAATCGGCATTCCGCTTACGACGGCTTCGAAATTTACGAAAACGTTCTCCGTCGTCACAAATACCATCGTCCACCACTTTCCTCACTCGGAGTTTGTCCGTGTGGTTGCCAACGTCTCGACAAAATTTCGTCTCTTCTCGATACTCTTCCTGTTCACGAACACGAACGTTCCTGATCTCGCGGGACGACGCGACGACACGCGACGACTCCCCGATATCACGATAGCTTTCGATATCATCGTCCTCGTCATTGTAGGCAGTGTAAGGAAATACATCGACCGAAGGAACGTTCGTAACATTCGCGATACGAATTCCAGAGAAATTGACGGATTCCTCGGTGATCGCGCGATCCCGATCGTCATCTTTCTTCCATCTCGTTCTCGGTTTCCTGCTTCCGGTATAACAAGACCGTGACCTCGATGCTTGGCACGTCGATAAAATAAGGTCATTGACGTAACACACGTAGTCGATGACATCGttgtcgtcgtcatcgtcttcgtcttcgtcgtcttcgtcATCTTtgtcttcgtcttcgtcgtcttcgtcATCTTtgtcttcgtcttcgtcgtcgtcgtcgtcgttgttgtcgtcgtcgtcgttgttgtCGGTGTCGTCGTCATCATTGTCGTTGTCGTCCTCATCTTTGTTTTCGGCGTCGTCGGCATCtttgtcgtcgttgtcgtcgtcatcgtcgtcgtcgttgttgttgttgtcgtCATAACCGTTGTCGGTATCGTCATCgacgtttttcttttcctcgctTTCGAACTCGAACCGATCGTTCCCTCGCTGTACGCGACAATCACCGCTTTTTTTCTGCAAAATATTGGTGAGCGTGCGAATGCGCGGGCGCACTTCGCTGCGGTAAACCGAGTCGTAAGAGACACGAAAGGCAGTGGCGTTTCTGGTTTCGGATGCGTTCCCGTGCTCGATCGAGCAGCAACGTCGAACCGACGACGAGAATCGACGATGATGGACAGCGTACGCGACAACTGCGGTGAATTGTCGTTGCCGTTGGAAAATCTCGGAACCACGAACGAACGGGACCGAGAGTCGGAAACGAAATAAAGAGATTCCCGCGGTGGTAGATCGGCGcggaagaaaatgaagaggCAAGCCCGAGGACGAGTAGCAGCGGTCGTTGCCGTTGTTCCAATCGTACGACGTGGATGGTGGTCCCGTGAATTCGGGCGGATCGAGCCGCATGGACACAAGCTCGGGAACGTTGTTAACGTCCCCGGTCCGTCCCGACGACGATCGTCCCCGTCGACGGCCCACGCCACTGACTCGTGACGCGGTCCAATATCCTTCGGTTTGTCCACGTTGCCTTTCCGTTCTCGACGATATCCGTTTCGATGATATCGTCGCCGACGATATATCCTGATATCGAATTTGTTTCGCTGATGATCCCTGTTGCGATCGCGTACGTTCCCGTCGTCTGGCTGCACAAGGCCCCGCATCGCTGCCACCAAAGATCGGGGCTCTTGTTCGCTCTCCGCGTATGCCTCTCGATTCTGCCGTTTCTCGTCGtcgtcctcctcctcctcctacTCGCTTCTGTGCTCGTTGTTCGCTCGACGGACGACGACGGGTCGTCGGTAACGTCGAGACGACTCGCGTTACCTCGTTCTTCGATTCTCCGCAGTTCGACGACGATGCGATCGACGGCGGCCTCCGTGCTGGCGTCGCCGCGGCGATTCCCGTCGGTGAATCGTCGAGACTCGGATCTTCTCGGTTGCAGCGGCAAGTAACACCGCCTGTCTCGGGGAATCGAAGAGCAAATCGAAGAGCAGGCCGTGATTGCCGATCGAAGCAAGGCGAATCTTTCGTCGTAACTAAGTTGCTGGTGTCTATCGTATAACCGATACACGGAGGATCGAATTTGCACGTAAAGAGGGATTGTTGTTGATTGTTCGGCGAGTCGGTTTCCTGCCCGCGGTTGATCGAGACGATTTTCTTTTCGAGACGACTCGTAAATGATGTCAGCCCCGCTCGTAGATATCCCGGAGCCGATAACCGGATGACAGCTGTCCGAGCGGCCCGGGGCGGCGGGGCCCTTAGAAGTCCCCCTGGAGCAGGCGGCCTCCTTCTCGACGATCCCGGCGATCTCGAAGATGATCTCGACGGTGATCCGCGAAGCGAACGGCCAACTCGAACCGCGCCAACGCGACGATAACTTGCACGGTGGTGAAAACACCGGACGCCAACTCGCGCGGCAATGACAGTAGTGGTAATAACAATGGCGTGACCACGCGTTCCACGCACTCGGGATTCTCGTGCCACCGCCGCCTCCGCCGCCGCCGCCTCCGCCGCCGCTGCTGCTGCACCCGATGATCCACCGCTTTCGCCTCTTCTTTCTGCCGCGCCACCTGCACCACCGACTCCTCGTGTCGTACAATCCCGCTGCTGCTCTCTTCTTCGCTCTCGATCTCGTTTTCGCTCGAACGATCCTGTAactgttgttgctgctgtcGCTGTTGTTGTTGCCGCTGTTCCTGTCGCCGCCGCCGCTCTTCCCGATCTCGCTCCCGTTCCACCTGCCACTCGCGAATCTGCTGCTGATCTCGATCCCGATCCCAATCCCGATCCCGTTCGCTCTTTCCCGTAATCTGATTCTCTTGCCAGATGGCCGCCGCCACTTCCGATGCCGTTGCGGCACTGCAACCACGCCGGTAACGGCAGCTCTCGACCAGATTGACCAGCGAGACAGTGACGATCGTAAACACGATGACAACCGTCGAcgtcgttgttgttgttgtggtagtagttgttgctgctgttgttgcgCCGGCAACGGCGACGGTAACGgtgacgacgacggcgacggcgacggcgacgacgacggcaGTGGCGACGGCAGTGACGACGGCAGTGGCGACGACGACGCCGGCGATACTGCCCGTTTCGAGGACGACGGAGACCTGCGATCTCTCGACCGGCGAAAGCACCTGGACACCGTAGTCCCCCTTCCGAGGCTCACCAGCTCCCGATACGGGGCACCGAGGTTCATGCTGCATCCTAAACGCCCGGCTATTCTCCCTTTTCTGTCTGCCTCCCTTCGGTTATCGCGGATGATCACGCTTGCCGATTACACGGCAACGCGTCCCACCGCGTTAACGACAACTTTAACGGCCACCACGTTGACAACCTACACGGCACCGACGTCGTTTTCTTTGTTCGTTGCCATTGCGTCGGCTTCATGGACACACCCCAAGCAGGTTCGCCAGTAGCCTGCCGAGTATCCACCTTCCGCGCGAGTACTCTTACCTAACCTTTCCTCCTTGACCTCGTTGTgcttttctctccctctctctctctctctctctctctctctctcctcaaCCCTATCTAGCTGTCTTGCTCTTCCTTGCTCGTTCGCTCTTCCGATACTGTCAACGTATACCTCGTTTCTTACCCGACAACACTACCGTGTACGAGTTCTTATCCCCTTCCTCTTATCTTTTGTAACTTTGCTCGACACGGGTCCGCAGAGACACCTTCTTCTGCCTTTCTTCGCTTCTCGTTCGTATACGATACAGACAGGATTGCTTCCTCGGTGGCAAAGTGAGGTTAAGGGACTACCCTTGACAAATATGGTAGCGCGCACCAGGATCCGCGCGTGAGAgctcgcgcgcgcgcgcgcggaGGGGCGCGCGCACGGCCCTCTACACCGTGACGATGGAAATTCCAAACGATAGACGACGATAAGATCGTGGaatatttccttcttccaAGAAATTCACCgattcctttcttctttccttcccGTGCGTATTCCTTGCCGACTTCCTAGCGCGAACGTTCgcttcgttcgatcgtttcgtcgTTTCGCTGCGTGTCCTCGGGCAACCACCTTCTTACAAACTCGACGATTCCACTCGAGCCGTTTCGATACGCGAGACACTTGGACGAGGCACAAAACGGACGGATCGCGCGTCCGATCGGTTCACTCAGGCTTTCGAAACGCTTCTCTTGCTCTCTCTACCAACATCCGATCGTAGCTCGAACACGGACGACGACTTGTTTCGGTAAAAATTTCAGCGAGCTCCTGTCGCCAAGCTCCTCGTGGCACCGTACTTCGCGTCTCGACCGTGGCGCACCTTTGAAATCGCGTCGTATCGCGTCGACTCGTTTGGTCGAATCTGGCGAAGGAAGAGTCGCACGCGCCTGCTTTTATTCGACACACGATTCGGCGGCACAGATTTACAGACGGGATATCGATACGCGCGCGACTCCGCTCCACTTCTCTTATCGACGCATCGTGTACAGGTTCGAAGGAAGTTTTTTGCCACGACCAGCGCGACCGACCAAcctctccttctttcttgCTCTCGcgcgttcgtttcgttttccttttcgtttctcaGAACTAGGAAACGTTAGAGGCCGTGGCTACTGGCGTGGAAAGAAGCGAAACGGGGCCAAGTATACGGTGTTCCAGCAAAACCGACGAATCCACTTTTCGCGGTTTCGGGCGAGCAAGCTTTATCGACAGGATGGTGGCGCGACCGATAACGATCGTCGCTCGTCCaaccttctttcttctttctttctttccttccttccttccttccttccgtTTCTCTACCTCTCCTCCCCctcccttcttctttcttctccttcgtcTCCTGCGATTTCCTCTGTTCACCCTCGTACGCGAACGTTCCACAGGCAGGATCCCGCGTTTATCGTCGCGTAAATGAGAAATCCTGCAACGCGGACGGCGCTCGAACCACGCACGCAGGTACGCACGCACATACACACTTTTTGGGGTCGTGCGCGTGACGCGGAAACACCGACCCCGTAGCCGCGCACCAGCAACTGCGCGCGGGTCGTATAACGAACGTGTCGAGAGTCCCTCTTCGAGAGACGACGGAAACTTCGGTGCACCTTCGGTCTCTCGCTGCTCTGTCTTTCCAATTCGCACGCGCACACGCACACATACGTCGAAATTTCTCCTTCCGTTTATCCCCTCTCTCTATCCGCTACCGGTCATCCCCTCCCTCTATCCCATACTTTTTCCATCCCCTTCGTGCTTTCGTTCGCACGcgattttcctcttttcgcCGCCCTACCCTGCACCACCCGCTCCCTATTTAACTCgctccttctccttctttccCCTGTTAGCCTCCCTTTCCAACCGACCCACCCCCGTCTATTTCGGTCTCCGTCTCTCTCCCCTCTATACACCTATTCCTACCAGTTGTAATCTCGGGTGGATCTCCTGCGCGCGCCTCTATCTCGGCTCCTTTCACCCCTATCCTCCTTTCCTATATATTCCTCTGGGAATATCAGCTACGTTGCCTCTCACTCGCTGTCCACGTCCACGGCTATTACtcgcgaaagaaaattaaccACGGGATGGTACGTCGTCGAAAAACCATCGATATCGGTAGCCTGCGAATAATCATCGATCGCTTAAACATCATCACCGTTTACCGAAACAGATCGGCATCGGTTGATCGGCACGCCGTGCGTTCTGCATACTGTTTACGGAATAGAAAAGTGTCCCGTGGTCCgccatctttatttttatcgctcTCGTCCAGGGGAGCTCCAACCATTTCCACCCTGATGCCTGTTTCTCCCTACGCCTCGATTCTACCCTTCGTTCTATTCCCCTACCTCGGCCACCCAACACGATGCCCTTGCCATCAGCTTCGCGTTTAtccgtctctctctctttcgtacCCCTTCCCTTCTCTCGTTACTCCCCTAACTCGCTTTTCGGCTCCTCCAGCTTCCTCCCACCCCGTTACGCAGTTTTCACGATCCCCTACCGCCGATTTTCCACCTCTTCACCCCTTTATCCCGTATTTTTCCGTCTCTCGACTAAAAACAACGGTACACACGTTGCCGGTTGCCTTCTGCCCCACGCAGTGCGTCGCTTCTATCGTTTCTACTACCAACGTCTATCACTACCGTCTGCGACTtctatttctcttctttcccccatccctctctctctctctctctctctctcattctcACTCGGAACTTTAACTCGATCTCTCGGCCTTCGGACAATTTCCACCGAGATCCCCCTTCATTTTCAGAGAAAGCAACAATTACCTTTCCTCGTCGCCGTTCACCTATTTCcgctcgatatttttctctcttttttcgtAATTAGCTTCTCGTTCGGCATTTCCgagtttctttccttccttcttctaCGTTCGATAGATTCCTGTAATCGTACGCGTTCACGCTATATCCGAAATTCCGCCGTTCCTGGACAACGGAGATACTGGTCGGGACCGACGCGAGGTCGAACGTCTAAAAAAAGCGTCGGATTAAGATATCCTCGGATTCGATGTCGCGCCTCCTTTATTCGTTGACCTACTGCCGTAAGAGATCCGATAGAAACGTAATTCTAATTGCTTGGGATCGTGTTCGCGGAAAACGTTCGTATCT
It encodes:
- the LOC132908617 gene encoding uncharacterized protein LOC132908617, which produces MRLDPPEFTGPPSTSYDWNNGNDRCYSSSGLPLHFLPRRSTTAGISLFRFRLSVPFVRGSEIFQRQRQFTAVVAYAVHHRRFSSSVRRCCSIEHGNASETRNATAFRVSYDSVYRSEVRPRIRTLTNILQKKSGDCRVQRGNDRFEFESEEKKNVDDDTDNGYDDNNNNDDDDDDDNDDKDADDAENKDEDDNDNDDDDTDNNDDDDNNDDDDDEDEDKDDEDDEDEDKDDEDDEDEDDDDDNDVIDYVCYVNDLILSTCQASRSRSCYTGSRKPRTRWKKDDDRDRAITEESVNFSGIRIANVTNVPSVDVFPYTAYNDEDDDIESYRDIGESSRVVASSREIRNVRVREQEEYREETKFCRDVGNHTDKLRVRKVVDDGICDDGERFRKFRSRRKRNADSGRGTCGKVRVANENSGRRESHYTARFQKPIIPNGSSENETKLLRNGPTTTKVSNNWRGRKYGLLFILYLLAWPLVSSTNLSGQFISGFTRNPSLGPVENLPRHDATQISSLLLSSSVAHQRQKNQQRQQYQQHQQQQQQQQQKPRYRQLEEEHGVREQLVRDAEYSSNGHHRRRHEDQQQQQQQLQQQEDQGREQREVEESSYRDHGEAVFESESTHPYNEYSWEMNQINPWLSACDLAGPAPADLQGSCGPPEVPKYCPVACVASSKGNGGNGNDAEFVEVIEKVRVTGRNCYWSTGGKKEATTETAVAESERFDSSSIKSSGTDGGEVTSDKKGRTDREKAEGVRMDPEQCLFYLEESHKRDICRDDFGRTSTRSFLTPRENRYWFMSGLRLRHCCDHVVVNALAPGKGGPLENVLNGGQKCVDALDKLLHADVLAARLHCEFEEVLARYDCAQSYSVIFNCTHCKEAYRKWVCSSLVPYFAHGEPQDLNSSNNWAGSRLRPCRSFCQSVEQRCPYLLPGDRAPAYPTQYAGEPTFLCRDPNIPETGEQAARALHSSEENECCFHACSEELPGSGICANCTNKEPRRRGNNHDPPTAPRCEINPIRPASTGGGYEESGFTDSSLEREQRHDSSTYSAAASISSTGRQQGTLVCGTGDGVDSIASVSSSDRSATSILPQLIWLCSVLTSILGNVRTIPVLWIAKILLWPIVPLHGNEGSDGRDHRANLWDSVSKSKKRNGLIDIVVWLRRCFRRDYVGARDGANRLLEKWLVIERECRSRWCRCWYWWWWRWRGISSACGRVQWKFRSRRPRGKSRFGRFVDTRYPSTTGATLTRIVATATATATTIATAIATTIVVTFPTAVVTIIPTTTTTTVVKNESFFHLRKTYRDSLYERWSQRFLVDSFTVKCLWRRWCWRWWWLHRWWRSRETHYGGFVGMGISLERKDRIRGFRRDRDEAANRKRKKRRRGVRRRRRRKMRRRGREALEISERWTRSSSAGRRHLKLFSRKKDPP